In Methanofollis sp., a genomic segment contains:
- a CDS encoding S8 family peptidase, with protein MSEHLPLSYYETEFTLVNKRHSFDRPKRDDKKGFAEVQICNLNKMQEEHQRKKTEYSNYLDPNLIFRIKLNSKVSEKEFIQFLKRCDIQYISPSPTKNGGISYRISLSETGDFQKIIEKINLYGRESRYGDTFDLIESFEPIPPEDKVGESLVERPLESDEKAYLDLELWRMESKRLTDAINGIKKLIEAKGGELTDKIITNSLCLIRVRIDIETLNEILSLPEVSRADRPPHPVYFRQEELRIPLSEIDTGYPPDPNDPAIIVLDSGISSGHPLLENGIGDAIGVPPERGTVDDVGHGTKVAGVALYGDIKKCRDEKNFHPEVWVLSAKVMYAAKDEETGEVYSTYDDRSLLENQLSYAIRSLISRHHNVRVVNISFGNEASCMYKGKQQPPLAAFIDELAHELDLIFVVSAGNNITLDYPDRYPHYLCEDTEDNKIIEPASSVYAITVGSITQDYVSQVLESRLVPHTGYPSPFTRTGPGLNGMIKPEIVEIGGTYPYTAPSSYMMEIAQTGVFVLNPKWIEERSLLTTDCGTSFSSPKVANYLARLHKKYPQYTVNTIKAFLLASARIPDDRPEPLNIALFGSGSPASELELINNTYGYGQPDFAYATDSNSNSVLLFSENRIKIKGIHYYYFYLPESFLKTDGEREISVTLVYNPPVRRTRMDYLGTKMEFTLYKDTDLQEIEPRSLEEVLAESEEEEDRGKIPKIELFPKKTARSKGIHQKGTRIYTRLPKIDASKPLVLEVLCRGTWIDDEDFTQNYSVVVTLRHSAQINLYNQMRERVMPRVRIR; from the coding sequence ATGTCAGAACATCTTCCACTTTCGTATTATGAAACAGAGTTTACACTGGTAAATAAAAGACACTCTTTTGATCGTCCTAAACGCGATGATAAAAAGGGTTTCGCAGAGGTTCAAATTTGCAATTTAAACAAGATGCAAGAAGAGCATCAAAGAAAAAAGACAGAATATTCAAACTATCTCGATCCCAATCTAATTTTTAGAATCAAATTGAACTCAAAAGTTAGTGAAAAAGAATTTATTCAGTTTTTAAAACGTTGTGACATCCAATATATTTCTCCATCTCCTACAAAAAATGGGGGTATTAGTTATAGAATCTCACTCTCAGAAACGGGAGATTTTCAGAAAATAATTGAAAAAATTAATTTATATGGCAGAGAATCACGATATGGAGACACTTTTGATCTAATTGAGTCATTTGAACCAATCCCCCCAGAAGATAAGGTTGGTGAGAGTCTAGTCGAAAGGCCGTTAGAAAGCGATGAAAAAGCATATCTCGACCTTGAATTATGGAGAATGGAAAGTAAGCGACTTACCGACGCGATCAACGGAATCAAAAAGTTGATCGAAGCAAAAGGAGGAGAATTAACAGATAAAATAATCACCAATAGTTTATGTTTAATCAGAGTAAGAATAGATATAGAAACATTAAACGAAATTTTATCCCTTCCTGAAGTAAGTCGTGCCGATCGTCCTCCTCATCCGGTCTATTTTCGTCAAGAAGAATTACGCATACCACTAAGTGAGATTGATACAGGCTATCCCCCTGATCCCAATGATCCAGCGATTATTGTCTTGGATAGTGGAATCTCATCTGGTCACCCTCTTCTTGAAAACGGCATTGGCGATGCAATTGGTGTACCCCCTGAACGTGGAACAGTTGATGATGTAGGTCATGGTACTAAGGTTGCAGGTGTAGCATTATATGGCGACATCAAAAAGTGCCGTGATGAAAAAAACTTTCATCCGGAAGTATGGGTATTATCAGCGAAGGTGATGTACGCTGCGAAAGACGAAGAAACAGGAGAGGTATATTCAACATACGATGACAGGAGCCTTCTAGAGAATCAACTTAGTTATGCGATCCGATCGCTAATTAGTCGCCATCATAATGTTCGAGTAGTAAATATTTCATTTGGAAACGAAGCGTCGTGCATGTATAAAGGGAAACAGCAACCACCACTTGCTGCTTTTATCGATGAACTTGCTCACGAGTTGGATCTAATATTCGTTGTTTCAGCGGGTAACAACATAACATTGGATTACCCAGATAGATACCCCCATTATCTCTGTGAAGATACAGAGGATAACAAAATTATTGAACCAGCTTCATCTGTCTATGCTATAACAGTGGGTTCAATCACCCAAGATTATGTTTCACAAGTATTAGAAAGCCGCCTTGTTCCTCATACTGGGTATCCATCTCCATTTACTAGAACAGGACCTGGTTTGAACGGAATGATAAAGCCTGAAATTGTTGAGATAGGAGGAACATATCCCTATACTGCTCCCTCTTCCTATATGATGGAGATAGCCCAAACGGGTGTTTTCGTCTTAAATCCGAAATGGATAGAAGAAAGGAGTCTGCTTACTACAGATTGTGGAACAAGTTTTTCATCTCCGAAAGTCGCTAATTACCTGGCTCGATTACACAAAAAATATCCACAATACACAGTTAACACAATAAAAGCATTTTTACTTGCTTCCGCTCGTATCCCCGACGATAGACCGGAGCCATTAAATATTGCATTATTTGGATCCGGATCCCCCGCAAGTGAACTGGAATTGATTAATAACACATACGGATATGGCCAACCAGATTTTGCTTATGCCACAGACTCAAATTCAAACAGCGTGCTCCTGTTCTCAGAAAATAGAATAAAAATCAAAGGAATTCATTACTATTACTTTTATCTTCCAGAAAGTTTTCTTAAAACAGACGGAGAGCGTGAAATTTCAGTAACCCTTGTATACAATCCCCCAGTTAGAAGGACAAGAATGGACTATCTCGGAACTAAAATGGAATTTACATTATATAAGGATACTGATCTTCAAGAAATCGAACCCCGGTCACTAGAGGAGGTGTTGGCCGAATCGGAAGAGGAAGAAGATAGAGGTAAAATACCAAAGATAGAATTATTCCCAAAAAAAACTGCTCGCTCAAAGGGTATTCATCAAAAAGGTACGCGCATTTACACTAGACTTCCAAAGATTGATGCATCAAAACCCCTAGTCCTTGAAGTTTTATGTAGAGGTACATGGATAGACGATGAAGACTTCACACAGAACTATTCGGTGGTAGTTACTCTTCGACATTCAGCTCAAATTAATCTGTACAATCAAATGAGAGAGAGAGTTATGCCAAGAGTGCGGATACGATAA